A part of Vulcanisaeta moutnovskia 768-28 genomic DNA contains:
- a CDS encoding NAD-dependent epimerase/dehydratase family protein — protein sequence MSVLVTGASGQIGRFLVSELLDSGHDVVAFDVRFDQELLDKAKINDKLKLIYGDLADIEELLNTIKKYNVERIIHLAALVLLESRARPLKAAKVNIMGALNVFEAARLMDLKRVVYASSEAVLGSPTNYNLKLINEDVHPLAPPDPYPISKFVNEAFGTFYREAYGIDIIGSRLTSVWGPGRYTGYTGQFNNFLRELIINGTAKVPEDFAYINAKLRWLYVKDGARAFAHIALVEKSKIRRSVYNVGSKKAWNIIDMINIIKELLPNAKIDFMPLNKPTDTSSRIPGPAGLEIDCSRLYEELGFEEKYGLRGGLLDMINYERTRINKI from the coding sequence ATGAGCGTTCTTGTTACAGGCGCTAGTGGTCAAATTGGTAGATTTTTAGTTAGTGAATTATTAGATTCAGGTCATGATGTGGTGGCATTTGATGTAAGGTTTGATCAAGAATTGTTAGATAAGGCGAAGATTAATGATAAACTTAAGCTTATTTATGGTGATCTTGCTGATATCGAAGAACTACTGAATACTATTAAGAAGTATAATGTTGAAAGGATTATCCATCTAGCAGCCCTAGTTCTTCTTGAGTCTAGGGCAAGACCACTAAAGGCAGCTAAGGTAAATATAATGGGTGCATTAAATGTATTCGAAGCCGCAAGACTAATGGATTTAAAGAGAGTTGTTTATGCCAGTTCTGAGGCTGTGCTTGGTTCTCCAACTAATTATAATTTAAAGCTAATAAATGAAGATGTCCACCCGTTAGCACCTCCAGATCCATATCCCATATCCAAGTTTGTGAATGAGGCTTTCGGCACTTTCTACAGGGAGGCGTATGGGATAGACATTATTGGGTCAAGACTTACTTCCGTGTGGGGTCCTGGCCGTTATACAGGTTATACGGGTCAATTTAATAATTTCCTTAGGGAATTAATAATAAATGGCACTGCTAAAGTACCTGAAGATTTTGCATATATTAATGCTAAGTTGAGGTGGTTATATGTTAAGGATGGAGCGAGAGCCTTTGCTCACATAGCATTGGTTGAAAAGTCTAAGATTAGGCGATCGGTTTATAATGTGGGCAGTAAAAAAGCATGGAATATTATTGATATGATAAACATAATTAAGGAGTTATTACCTAATGCTAAGATTGATTTTATGCCGTTGAATAAGCCCACTGATACTTCATCGCGAATTCCAGGGCCAGCCGGTCTTGAGATTGATTGCTCTAGGCTGTATGAAGAATTGGGGTTTGAAGAGAAGTATGGGTTAAGAGGCGGGCTTCTAGATATGATAAACTATGAAAGGACAAGGATAAATAAGATTTAA
- a CDS encoding ABC transporter permease translates to MSSSDSKSETVTVEKRKTQRSVLRRFLDFYNQQEIARPLIPFIVILIASITLSPQYFLSPSNLKVVLFQSAPITLLALGEGMVIIMGSIDLTPGSVAGLSALITGLVTLSTGNIVLAMTIAVLAGLAVGSINGLLVSKFKVYSFIATLAGLEIWRAVDLTITGGSPIYGLTQYSFFMNDFHTFIPLIFIIALAINLVFWYLLTRTTWGRIIYGIGSNEEAVRLAGTHADLAKFLTFAIAGLLYGLAGVMLVPTGGYVVDPWTAYGYELYAIAAAVLGGIALTGGTGHPIGPFFGALILTILTDILIIMGITQYTIQEIIIGIILIAAAPALTRGLRWVK, encoded by the coding sequence ATGAGTTCAAGTGATAGTAAATCAGAAACAGTCACCGTTGAGAAAAGGAAGACACAACGTAGTGTTTTAAGGAGATTTTTAGACTTTTATAATCAGCAGGAAATTGCAAGGCCTCTTATTCCCTTTATAGTAATATTAATAGCATCAATAACCTTATCACCGCAGTATTTCTTATCTCCATCTAACCTTAAGGTTGTACTATTTCAATCTGCGCCAATAACTCTGTTAGCACTTGGTGAAGGCATGGTTATAATAATGGGAAGTATAGACCTAACCCCTGGCTCGGTTGCGGGTCTCTCTGCATTAATAACGGGTCTTGTTACATTATCCACTGGAAATATTGTATTAGCAATGACTATAGCAGTACTTGCTGGACTTGCCGTAGGCAGTATAAATGGACTTTTGGTTAGTAAATTTAAGGTCTATTCATTTATAGCAACGCTCGCTGGGCTTGAAATATGGAGGGCAGTGGATTTAACGATAACAGGAGGGTCACCCATATATGGGCTTACGCAATATAGCTTTTTCATGAATGATTTTCATACATTTATACCTCTTATTTTTATAATAGCGTTGGCAATTAACCTGGTATTTTGGTACTTATTGACAAGGACTACGTGGGGGCGTATAATATATGGTATTGGTAGTAATGAGGAGGCTGTTCGATTAGCAGGTACTCATGCTGACTTAGCAAAATTTTTAACATTTGCAATAGCCGGTTTACTTTATGGATTGGCAGGGGTTATGTTAGTACCTACTGGAGGCTACGTTGTTGATCCCTGGACTGCCTATGGTTATGAATTATACGCCATAGCTGCGGCTGTTTTGGGAGGCATTGCATTAACGGGAGGTACTGGGCATCCAATAGGTCCATTCTTCGGTGCGTTAATATTAACAATACTAACAGATATACTTATTATTATGGGGATTACCCAATATACGATTCAAGAGATAATTATAGGAATAATACTAATAGCAGCTGCACCTGCCCTAACTAGAGGACTTAGGTGGGTGAAATAA